The Mauremys reevesii isolate NIE-2019 linkage group 3, ASM1616193v1, whole genome shotgun sequence genomic sequence AAGGTATAGTCCCTAATGCCATAGATGACACTGCAGGACCAGAAGTGGAGTAAAATGTTCCTAGCTGGGTATGCTGTCCAGCATGAGGCACTGGGAAATAAAGGAGGTGGTGTCACCGTGTATTTTATAACTGATTTCTGATGCAAGTAAACTTGGAACCTGTAGTTAGCTTGAATAGGTCACTCACTGTGTAGGCGCTGTGATCCCCAATGCTGATTGTGCTTGGTGTTTTCATTGTCCATGCATATGCTTTATCTCAGTTGACCCAGGTTTCTGTACTTGCCACGATAACCATGGGAATGAATTCCATTCACAGAGCTGTCCACACTCTGGATCTGGTGTCTGGATTTGGATCTGGATGTCTGGGAGGCAGTGATCGgggggaacattttcaaaagcaactaagtgATGttggagcctaagtcccattttcaaaagggactcaGGCACTTAAAACCctcaatcccattgactttcaaggaGACAGGCTTctaaggggcagattttcaaaggtatttagatactTCATGATGCAGATATGCACCAAGAGAATTAGATACataggcagttttgaaaatctcacctggtgccatttgcatctttaggcacctaaatcctttaAAATCTGGTCCTAAGTGCATTACTTCTGAAAATAAAACTTTGGCCCCTAATTctcttaggagcttttgaaaaatttaacCCAGGTCTTTATCATGGACTGACCATTATCTCAGTCACTTTGAGATTGGGGCAGTTCTCTCCTGTTGGAATAACAGATCTGGCTTGATGGTCCACAATTGAATTATCATGAAACTAAGGCTTAGAGAGGCTAattcacttgcccaaggtcacacaacaagtTATGGTCACAATTCGCACACTAGGATATGTATTGCTCCCCCATTGATTTTACTGGGATCCTGCAAGGACCAAATAGAGCCCCTGAATTAGAACACAGATCTACTGATGCCCACTACTGTGGTTATTCTACTAGGCAAATGCCTTCTAAGTATGAAGAGGTTAAAACGCCCTGGAGAATTCACATACATGTTATTTTCTACTCTCACCAACAGGCATCACTCCAGCCATTGTTTCTGAGAGAGCCCTAAGACACATTGATATAGTGATAGCAGCAAGAGAAATGAATGCGTTCCAGAAAAGAACCACATTAAAAACACCTTGTCTTTGCCCTGTCTTTATAAACACACCTATCTGACTCTGTAGTCTAGCATACAACGCACTTAATGCATTTTCCCAGTGTTGTGCAATACCTTCTTCTCATATTGGAAATATAAAACAGATGATCTAGCAAAACCAAAGATTTTATTGGGTTGTCAGGGGATACGAGAGAATGCTCGCTGTTAAGCCAGTTTTCAAAAATCCAAGTGAGCTAAATTGAGTTAAATCGGAATAATTCAATTCCATTGTCTCCAAATGAGTTCACTATAAGAGAATATTATCTGGTGCTGACCGGGAGAAAGAAAACTTTCTGTTCAACAGGTGTTATGGGtcaaaacaaaaagagattgcaaaatatttccattgttgCCACATGAGGGTATATTAAACGGCATGTCCTTATTACCTTTCAATATGAGCTGTGTAGCAGAACACAGCTGCAGGCGATTACAGACAATAATGCCAGAATCTGACAGTAGAATGTCAGTGTCAAAATTAAATTTGGGAGATTAAATAAGGGATGGCAACACTTTTGTTTTATAGATGGCAACACTTCAGTCATTTTAGAGTCTTTGCTTTCAGACATGAAATTCTAATCTTCTCTAACATGTttgctgggggcgggagggttcaGTTGGGATTCTAGTTTCTCAGTCCTAACAATAAGGTCATGATGATTCTTCACTGTGTCTGAGCGTGGCAGCAACAAAGCGCTAGTGTGGTTCCTTGATCCGTGGCTAGCAGACCCGGGTGGAAGTGAGAGCAACAGGCAGCCTACTTTAACTTCCACCACTGGCATAAGGTCTGTAATGGATATTATGCCAGTGGAAGATCAGGCATAGTGATGCTCTCCTCCATCCTGAATGCCTTTGAAACACATCATCTCTGCCCTCATGCCAGGGATGGAGGTGTGGCTGATGCCAGAGGTGATAGAGTCACTTGTGTCAGCATTCTGCTCGTGGAGTTCCCCATGTCAAGGTGAATTCTTCAGCTGTTTTAAGGCcacttttactcctgggggaattctgcaccattgcGCATATGCAGAATTTATATCCCTTGCAGATTTCTtcatttccccacagaaaaattactttctggtggggaaacaaagggaagccacaagagtggtcattCGACCCTCCCCAGCAGAATGTTTGGGGTGCCcaaggcagctggcagagaggtaaatctctgtgggggaggaggtgggactggggaagacccggctggtggctTCTACCCTGCGCCAGACTCAGCTGCTAGTCTCAGCTGAGATgaggaggatgggacttcctcttcccctgcacgggATCCaaggctgtgtcagacccacccccagatttttcCCCCGGCTGTAGGAAGTGCTACAAActccctcactgcccccccacccccgcacgcTTCCTGCACTCATCGCTTAGCTGCAGcgggagggatcactgtacagggagctgctcccccatccaccaacccctgtgcatccagaccccctcatacccatcCAGACCCTCCCGCCGAGcctcaacccctgcacctggaccaccccaacaggccacccacacccagatccccacctTACTGAGcctcaaccagctgcacctggatccccaccccactgagccccactccccccacacccagagctTCCGCACTGATCCCCACCACACGCAGATCCCCCTGCTGAGTTCtatcctccccacacccagagatacccccactgagccccaaccaccttcacctggacctccctgcagagtcccattaccttTGCCCCCAGAACcctccaacaagcccctgtgcatccagatccaccTCCCCactggatcccccactgagcctcctgcatccagattgccccacacagaaccctctcaccccacacctggatccccccacactaagcccctccacacttggatcctgccttgctgagcctgcctgcccacacctggtgcacctggcacagaggggcagggccctggggtgtttctggggcaggtccGGTctttgcactgtgtcagggttaggtgcagcctcaccgctgagtctgtgtcctgagggagggaggggaggagggggagttgTATAGTCATCTCcaacctctgtgcagccagtggcctgtgctccccagtgccaggctggagcctccacatttatttgagaaataaaatttgcagaattttaaaatattgtgtgcagaatttttaatgttttggcacagaattttgtattttttggtgcagaatgtgcTCAGGAGTACCCTTTGCACCACATAAGATGGGTTTAAAGACCTGGTTCTGAAAATACTTCTGCACATACATAGCTTCATTCATTGGCTACATCTGCATTTGAGTTGGCAGGTGTGATTTCCAGTTTGCATAGACATTCCCACTAGCTAAGACTAGCAGTATAGCCAGGGTAGCATGGGAGGTAGTTCAGGCTAGCTGCCTGCATACGTACCCACCCAGACACCCTGGGTACATACTTGGGTGGTTACCCCAAGCTGCTCCCTGTGCTACCTaggctacattgctatttttagtgtgctagctcgagcagagctagTGCTGGTATGTCTGcaccagctgggaatcacacctcccagcacAAATGTAGACGTAAGAATTGAGTAAAGTAGCTCACAGGTGTAAAACTGTGCAGAATCGGGCCTAAAAGGGTAATGCTTCAGAGccacagctgatgtaaatcagctgaggttctggcccttATCCTCATTAGGGCCATCTTGTTATTTTGCACATTATACATTatcaattatttgtattaccaaagCGCCTAGTGGTGGACCAGGacccacattgtgctaggtgctgtacaaacccagaacaaaaagatggtccctgtcccagagagttTTCAAACCACGTAATAACTTGCAAACTTCTACTCACTCACTTGGGGCAAATACACTGTTTGTGATGGATGAGTAAAATAGCTGTAATTGGTTCATTCTGATGATGGTGAAGTGTAGACCCTGAGATCTTGCACCTGGGCTGATGTTTTTGCTGGAGAATTTGGCACCTTTGTTATATGCTGTATCTTGTCATCATTTTGAGTGCAgaactcccactggagtcaaaAGAAATATATTGTGTGGGGAAGGACGGACTGCGGGATTTAGCCTTTAGTAAGTCTTAAAGTGAAAGGTCCAAATTCTCCTCTCTGCTGTGCAACCCCTTTGAAATCGACTGAAAGGGAAATTTGACCCAAATTCAATTCTGAAATGGGAAGAGGTTTGAAACTGGCTGGATATCATGAGTGTTTTGTGTGGCATCACATTTCATTGTTGTCAAACGGCTTTCATTTCAATCACACTGTATCTtctatgggggagggatagctcagtggtttgagcattggcctactaaacccagggttgtgaggtcaatccttgagggggccatttagggaactggggttaaaaaacaaaaatctctctggggaatttgtcctgctttgagcaggggcttagactagatgacctcctgaggtcccttccaaccctgatattctatgattctaagtgactGGGAGAACATGTCGCCATAGCACTATGGTTGGCATCTTCTGAGACATTCCTGCCACCTTAAATGAATTTACATGAAAGAAGAAATGAGCACGAAGTACTGAACCAGGTGTGATATTAATGGCAATACTGTAGAGCTAGAATATTGGAATTAGGGAGCTCTAATTCATTGACCCAATTCACTGGATGTTCAATAATAACAGTGTGAGGAGGTACCAGGGCATCTCCCAGTCCATGTGTACATGGCCATTCGCCCCATACTATCTACAGCTGTTCTACCTACCTTGAGATCCAATGGCTGCAGTGCACCAAAAACACAGCCTAGGATCAGTGCAGTGTGGGAACATCATGACCACACCTCTTTTCCTCCTTCCAGGGTCCCTTTTTTGTTGCTATACTGTTAGGAGGGAGGGGCTGTACCTAAGAGCCACCTGTGTCACTGGAAAACTAGGTCCGGGGGAATCCTCATGTAGCTGCTTTACAGTCATATTCCACTGGAGATACAGCACAAACAGAGCCCCACACCAGAGCATCTGGCCTTAGCTTCATAAGTATGGTCACAGGCAGTGTTAACGAGAGTGTTTCTAAGCCTTTCTTTCTTCCCACTcacccatttatttatttattgacaaaggCCTTGAGAGAGGTTTGACAAAGGCTTTAAAGAAGCTGGACGACTATCTGAACACCCCTCTCCCTGAAGAAATCGATGCAGACAGCACTGAAGAGGAGAAAGTGTCTAAACGCAAGTTTCTGGACGGGGGTGAGCTGACGCTTGCTGATTGCAACCTTCTGCCCAAACTTCATGTTGTTAAGGTAAAAGGCTTCATCTGATGGATAAGCAAATCTGGAGTAAAATGCTCAAGTCTGTAAACCTGAACTATCCTAGAAATGCTGTAGCTCTATCTGCCAGTCCCTTCTTTTCTATAGGAAAGAGCCTGGTCTATAAATAGTTTGTAAGGTCCTACGATCTTGGCCTAAAGTGCAAAGAAAATTAAACAAGATCTAAAAAGACTCTTTGATTGTAAAGAGGAAGGAACACTGGATTGAATGTGCATTAATGTGAGGCTCCCGCTCATCTCCAGTGCACTGTGAGGTGGGCAAAATACACTGGGGTATTGCATGGTACTTCCTACCTCCCTAGAGACTCCATCTCTCACTATTCACTAGTCTGGGTCAGCAAGTACATGGTGTTTGGGTTCTATGGGATGTACGTCACAACTTAGGTAGAGCAAACAGGACTCCCGCCTCTGGCAGCCAAGCGTAAATCTAGCAGGTTCTTTAACAGGATATGGGGCCTGCTGAGCAGCCAGATCCCTTCCTCTGAGGTAAAAGGGAGGTGGTCGATTACATTCACTAGATCTCTCCCTCACAGCATTATCTGCCCCACTGCTGGTAGATATCAAAGGGGTCAGAGCAAGCTGAAGTTCTCCTCTCTGCCAGATACTGTTGGGCTGGTGGAATCCAATTCTCCAACCTCAAGAATATACATAGTAAGGGAAGGTCCAGGGTTAGGGACTAAGGACCTCTCTGGCACATAGTGACCGGGGAAAGAGGAAGGGCTTGAGGCCAATATAGATAACAGCTTTCTTCTTTCCCTAGTGTCTGGGTTTGCAGGGAGAAAAGAGCAGAAGCTTGTGCTAGCTGGAGCTATTAGAAACACACCAGCATATCTCACAGCTAATACCGTACAGGCTAGTTTTGCTTTTGATTTggactatttaaaatattttgtctttAATCTTTCACACTTGTTGCACTCTGTCTCTGtatttcctttttgtttcttCACGTTGGTATAAAATCACACCTGGCTCTATCAACTAAACCACACATCTCCTTGGACTGATTATCTTGCCAGTGCCCCTGTCTCCCTCATtctgcactcccagccccacacacactggTTTTATAAAATAAGGTTGTATACGCTTTGTGACCTTTTGGCGTCCCTTGATAGGAAGTGTATTTTTAAAGCTAGCTACCATGACAGCTGCAAACCCTCGTCATCCAGATTCTTTCTTTCCACTGGACtattttataaattattttttgttttttctgactATTGTGTGTATATGCATGATCAAGTAGCACTATATATGTAAGAAAATAATGCTTAacacttaggatatgtctacactacgattaaaaacccacagctggcctgtgccagctgactcgggctcacggggctcgggcttgtggggctatttaattgcattgtagacattcgggcttgggctAGAGCTGGGTTCTAGAACGGGGTGAGCTggtagggtcccagagctcaggctgcagcctgagcccgaatgtctacagcAGAATTAAACAgtcccgcagcctgagccctgcaagcccgagtcaactggcactggccagctgcaggtgtgtaactgcagtgtagacatactcttagtgcTTTTCTCCACAGATCTTAAAGCGCTGTACAATAGGGGCTAAGCATAATTTGCCCCattttttatagatggggaaactgagacacagagagcttgaagtgacttgtccaatgtCACACAGAGAGTCAGTGGCAGTTCCAGGATTAGAACCCCAGGTCTCACTCTGAGTTTTTACCCTATGCatcctcagtggtttgagcattggcctgctaaacccagggttgtgaggtcaatccttgaggaggccatttagggatctggggcaaaaaaaaaaagttggggattggtcctgctttgagcagggggttggactagatgacctcctgtggtcccttccaaccctgagattctatgattctatgaacattcCCACCCATGTATAACCTAAGAAGAGCTGTTCAGATGTACCAGCTGTTCAGCTCATATTTCACATAGCAAAGTTAACAATGAAAGGTAGCTCTGCGATCCAGGGTTTAAGATGCAGAATGGTCACTGGTGTAGTGCAAAGGATATACATCATTCTCTCTTCTAAGTGCTGTATTTATTCAATTGATCAGATTACATGTTTCTTCAGAAAAAAACAAGCACCTGGTAGACATTGGCAAGCCAGGAGCTAGAAAGTGGAGCCAAGTCATGCATCTACCTTGGCTCCATGAGTCAAAACATAAGCTAAGCCATGGTGAGCGCTGACTTTACACATATAAAAAGAGAACACAGAATGCGATGCCTAAGTCACTTACACAGTAATGTGATAATATTCTCACTGGTTTGGCATTTTCTCTGGCTCATCTTCCCTCATGGAGGCACAGCCAGACATTTTAATGCGAATGCTTAAAGCTTTCATTGTGTGGCCTATTGCTAGTTCCCATCTTCTTAAGGCAAAATGAAAGATTGGTAAACAGACCTTGTAGAATTATAAATCTCTTATCGACGTGCATAGCCGCAGACTTTTGTCCTAGGTCTGTTTTACAGACACAAAAAAAGGTGGTCATATAAGGACGTTCTCATTTGATTAAAGACTTCCAGTGGAAATTGTGTGCACCTCAGCCTAAATTGATGAGTGGGTTCTATCCTCTATGTTCATTGCGAAACACTTCTGAAAGGAGTGGGGTTGCATAGATGCAACTTAGAAATGGATTTTGCCTAGAGTATGCCAAAGGGATCCTGGTAATAAGAATAAACCATAATCCCTTGTAAGAACAGAGCTGTCCTGAAAAACCTGAGATGGATGGAAACGCTAATAAGTACTTTAGAAAACAGAGGGGAGCTGTACAGTACATATGGATGTAATTCCCTTTATACTCAGGAGTAACTTTACAGTCATAAAAACTAGAGATGGGAAAGACCCAATAAATTAACTAATCCTTCCCGCCCAATCAATTTGTCCATTCTGTCACTGCAGGATTGTTACATACAGTGTATTATTAAATTCATTGCCCAACCAGGACAGAAGGCCCCAGTctagcaaggtacttaagcatgtatcTAACCTTAAACAATGAGTTAGTCCCATTGATTATATACGTATTACAAGtaaggcatgtgcttaagtaactTGCTGAATCAAGGTCTAAATGTCTTTAATGGTTGGGCTTCTACAGAGATTTCCAGTCTAATAAATCTCAGAGATAGGAAACTTCCTGATACACACATGTATTTTCCCAGTTCACACCAATACTCCTAGTTCAATCAGCCTGAGATATTACTAATGCACCTAGTTCTTGGTATCTAAGTCTGGTGCCCTGTACCATTCTGAACAGATATTTCCCCTCCTCGTGTATATCTTTGCAATGTTTGTAGATGGTTATATCCCCTGCCATGATTGTTTGACCAAGCAATATGTTTCATTCTTTTAGTCTTTTCTCAGTTCACACCCTTTAAACCATCTACCTTTTAAAGTGTCATCCGACCAGGCATCATCTCTGATAATGCCATTCCAGGGAGCACAGCTGTTAGAGGGGATGTTCATAGGAATGAGGGAAAAAAACATGGTGGAGCCTGTTGGGTCTTTGGATATAGTATTTGCTCGTACTAAGTCAGGATTTGGCATCAGTTACCACACAGTGGTATTGGACTTCTTTTACTGCTTTCAATGCAATGGACATCTTTAAAAGACAATTTCCATAGTCTCTGAATATTTTTGAGATTCTGTTATAAAAATTCAAAATCTCCAAACCATAATTTGTTTCAGTTTCAGCAACTAAAAGACTAAATTTCTACACAAacacttagtttgcagcaagctgtGGTGTAACTGTACCCCACACTAGTCTGCTGCGCACTAAGAGTCCTCATGTACGCTGCTgccacacactaaaagttcctaGTACACTTTCATTTTCCCCTCTTTCAAAGCAGGGAAGATCATCCCTAACTCAATAATGGGCTGATCCAAAACAGGGAAGAtcaaagcagggccggctccaggcactagcccagcaagcaggtgcttggggtggccaatggagagGGGAGGCACGTCCtgctctttggcggcgggtccctcactccctgtcggagggaaggaccagccaccaaattgccgccgaagactgaagcggtggcAGTAGAGctgatcgcgatcgcggcttttttttttttcctgcttggggtggcaaaaaccctggagccggccctggatcaaAGCACACTTTTAGTGGATGGCAGCTCGGACCACATGGATacttagtgtgcagcaagctgtCATGGGGTAGCATGCtcccagcttgctgcaaactaagtgtttgtgtagacaagccctgagactaGGTACTGTATTTTCATGGTAATGGTCAGGAAATGTTGAACTTTTGATGGAACAAAAAGAATGAAGTTCTATTAAGGACTATaaaagggtttaaaagagaactagataaattcatggaggttaagatAAATTCATGTCGattagacaggatgggtaaggaatggtgttcctagcctctttGTCAGAGGGTGGCGATGGCTGGCTGgatagagatcacttgatcattacctgttaggttcacgccctctggggcacctggcattggccactgttggtagacaggatactgggctggatggacctttggtctgacccagtgtggccattcttatgttcttatgtttttaagttTAAAAGCCTAAAACCAGCAagtttctttttttgtctttgctCTAGATTGTAGCTAAGAAATACCGCAACTATGAGTTCCCAACAGAGATGACGGGGCTATGGCGATACCTGAAGAATGCTTATGCCAGGGATGAATTCACCAACACTTGTGCTGCGGACAAAGAAATTGAGCAAGCTTATGCAGATGTGGCCAAGCGGCTCAGCAAATCCTAACTGACATCAGCAAGGGCTCAGTACCCCCAGTTCACAGACCCCTCTCCTTGTTGCCTTAGGATATATTCTTCATCCTGTTTCTGGTTGGTATCCCCATGACTTCAGCTGTTAAAATGTATTGGTCAGGGCCAAATCTGCCTCTCCCTAGAGAAAACATAAGGCAACAGCAGGGGGGTAAAAAACCCTCTGGAATCTGAACCCAAGAGCTGGAGCAAGTATTATTATTGGCAATCATCAGTATTTGAAActattcatctttttttttttgaatatcAGCCACCTATTTTATTGGGAACTTTAAAAAATAGGATATTTAGCTGAAAATTTCAAGTAGCTGGGTTAGGAATGTACAGAACTGGTTCTTCTCTGGCCCTTTTCAAGGACACTTTTTTCTGATGTGATCTATCCAAAATAACACTGCTAGCGGGAACCTTGAGGTAGTAGGAACGAGGTGTGTATGAAAGCAAAAAAGAGTTTGACCCTAAGGGAGAAATTTTCTTAGTAGGTATATATTCAGAAACCTCTGTTTTaatggggctggaggaggttATAAGATGCGCATTACTGATGTGGCGCTAGTGAGGAAAGCATCAGTGAATATGTCAAACTTGCAGATGCTGCTTGGCATATGATTTGCATATTTCCACTTCATCCAGATCATAAAAGGAAAAGAGAATGAGAGATGAACTGGGCAGTTCTTGGAACAGCAGTGCTGATACCCAAAAGCCCACTGGCTCTATGAGGGGACGTACTCAGATGCTGTAGTGATAGGGGCTGTATAATTAGCCCGTTACATAGAAAGAATCCTCACAGCTGGCTGACTCATTTTAGATATTCTCACCTTAACTGTATATTTGCCAGCTTATTTAGATTGGGAGCCCGTGTGGGAGTGGAAATCTGTTGCCTCGTTTGAACACCAGATTGGGGAGAAATACCCAATTTTGAGCTTTTGAAAATGATCGCCTTTCAAAGTTCATCTCCCATTCTAGAGAGCAGGTTGGCCTGAAAACTTTAAGGAGGATGAGCTAGACGGGAGACCCAAAGCAGAGAAACTCCCACCCTAGCCAGAAGGTTGGCAAGTATACCAGCACAAACGCACAATGGCTTTGTCCCAGTCGTTTCCTGTTTCATATCACTGATGTTTAAATGACCCTTCTGACTGTGCACTAGGGTTGGTTTCCGAAGCAATTAGTTTGTGCTACGGGCAGCCATTTTATGAACAGATCTGCTTAGTACTGATCGCTTTATTGGTGAATTACTTTAAGAAGTTAAGAGCAACAATTCTTTTGTATGAAATATAAAAGATTGAGCTGACTTAGCTAGCTATATATCAGGGAGAGGAAGGCTCCCAATCTTCATCAAATCTGGAGGTGTATAGTTGTttgaaaagataaaataaaattgaactCTAGCACTCCTTGGCTCCACTCCTGATCAGACCCCTGCTCCTGTATGAAACCACAGTGACCTCAGTGAGACTCCACACTAGCAAACCCTTAAATGGGGGgacccaggatcaggcccttgtttGCAATTAGAAAGCTAATGGACTGGAGGCAACTTATAAGGCCAGAATCTGCTCTGTTACACAGATGTAGATCTAGAGTAATTCCAGTGACTTTGGCGGAGTTACTCTGCATCCACACCAGTGCAGCTGAGAACAGAATCTTGCCCATCGAATGATGACATTTATGGCTGACTGCAGTATTGCACAGAGCAGTCAATTTGTTCTGAACTTTCCAAAACCTTGGAAGAAAGTCCATGAGCTCCCTAGTCTTCCCTCAGACCTCAGAATGGGCTATTTAAACAAGCAAAGGCTCACACTCTTTACAATGTTGCTGAGAAATTAACTGGCTCTGAGAGCACGAGTAACAGCCAGCAAAATACAATGAGATTAGAAGAATCTGCACATGCACATGTGGCTCATTAAAAATGTGACTTCATAACATAACCAGATTGGAATTATTTgtatatttttcaaaaaaatgaagatatttaattatttattttgattgattaaattctttctttctttcttctcagCATATTGGTTGAGCTGACTCACTCTGTAAGACTGTTATAACCAAGGCTCTGAAAATTTAGTTTGTAATGAACAGTGGTTTCCTGTGTCTGATTAATGgccattttggattttttttcactaTGGCTACCAGAACTCCAGCTGAGCAAGACTGCACTTTTCTCAATCATCAtttaacaggttttttttaatcagaggCTTTGTCTAATCAGAGTTATGTGTGAACTGTGAATAAAGAAGAAAGAGGATGCAGCTTGCTGTTCTGTGCATATTTTACTTGGCTCCTTTAAGAAGTTCACAGAAACAGACAGTGGGTCTCAGGCAGGATTAGGTGAACTAGTTCAAGAGATATACCAATTTCTGCTTTTCCTGTGTGAACTTTCATCCATTTCTTAAACCAAATTTGAACAAAACCTCTTAAGGTTCTGAAATGTTCTAATACAGTTTgctttcattttaattaaaaacagctCCATACCAAAATCGCTAGATCTGAACACCGTCAAAGTAGAGGTGGTTTTAAAATTTTCCTTCTAAAATTTTgttggttttttgggtttttttagtggaaaatggcttttcaatGCAATGGACATCTTTATGAGAAAATTTCCATAGTCTCTgaatatttttgagattttgtTATAAAAATTCAAAATCTCCAAACCACAATTTGTTTCAGTTTCAGCAACTAAAAGACTTAATTTCATTTATTTAGTAagttagttttgttttttcaatgttAATGTGAAAAATCA encodes the following:
- the CLIC5 gene encoding chloride intracellular channel protein 5 isoform X5; translated protein: MILWLKGVVFNVTTVDLKRKPADLHNLAPGTHPPFLTFNGEVKTDINKIEEFLEEMLAPPKYPKLAAVHRESNTAGIDIFSKFSAYIKNTKQQDNAGLERGLTKALKKLDDYLNTPLPEEIDADSTEEEKVSKRKFLDGGELTLADCNLLPKLHVVKIVAKKYRNYEFPTEMTGLWRYLKNAYARDEFTNTCAADKEIEQAYADVAKRLSKS